The Peptococcaceae bacterium genome has a segment encoding these proteins:
- a CDS encoding 3-methylitaconate isomerase: MYDQERVRCVIMRGGTSKAVFFHENDLPSDIKERDSVILKAFGSPDIRQIDGLGGANSSTSKVAVIGVSKRPDADIDYTFGQVSLDLPLVGKEMNCGNISSAVGPFAVDEGLVKAVEPVTVVRIFNTNTKKIIVAHVPVKDGKAVTKGDYEIHGVPGTGAKIDLEFEDPGGAATGKLLPTGVPQQVVEIEGAKYNISIVDAANPIVFIRAEELGLKGTELPWEVERKADAKRIMALAEKIRGTAAEMIGMVEDRSKAATLSPTLPKIGFYAAPAEYTDATGRVVGPEQIDIVGRLFSMGKIIHAYMGTGAVCTITAANIPGTVINEIVSPRLGNKVKRLRIGHPFGIMTVEARLEETDGVSRVKSATFSRTARRIMEGWVYIQK; the protein is encoded by the coding sequence ATGTACGATCAGGAAAGAGTGAGATGTGTGATTATGCGCGGGGGAACCAGCAAAGCGGTATTTTTCCATGAAAACGATTTGCCGTCAGATATAAAAGAGCGGGACAGCGTGATCCTGAAAGCTTTCGGGAGCCCGGACATTCGCCAGATCGACGGGTTGGGAGGAGCAAATTCGTCAACAAGCAAGGTTGCTGTTATCGGCGTGAGCAAGAGGCCTGATGCCGATATAGATTACACTTTCGGCCAGGTCAGCCTGGACCTTCCTTTGGTCGGCAAAGAAATGAACTGCGGCAACATCTCTTCCGCCGTAGGGCCTTTTGCCGTTGACGAAGGGCTGGTTAAAGCAGTGGAACCGGTAACGGTTGTAAGGATTTTCAATACGAACACTAAAAAAATAATTGTAGCCCATGTTCCGGTGAAGGACGGGAAAGCCGTGACCAAAGGGGATTATGAGATCCACGGAGTGCCGGGCACAGGAGCCAAAATTGACCTTGAGTTTGAAGACCCTGGCGGGGCGGCGACAGGCAAGCTGCTTCCCACGGGAGTTCCCCAGCAAGTGGTGGAAATTGAGGGAGCAAAATATAACATATCCATTGTTGACGCGGCAAACCCGATCGTCTTTATCAGGGCCGAGGAATTGGGGCTTAAGGGTACGGAACTGCCCTGGGAAGTGGAAAGAAAAGCGGACGCGAAACGGATCATGGCATTGGCTGAAAAAATAAGAGGAACGGCGGCGGAGATGATCGGGATGGTTGAAGATCGTTCCAAAGCGGCTACTCTTAGTCCCACTCTTCCCAAGATAGGCTTTTATGCTGCACCGGCAGAATATACGGACGCTACGGGAAGAGTTGTTGGCCCGGAGCAAATCGACATAGTCGGCCGGCTCTTTTCCATGGGCAAAATCATCCATGCTTATATGGGGACAGGCGCGGTGTGTACGATAACGGCCGCGAATATACCCGGCACGGTCATAAACGAGATAGTAAGCCCCAGGCTGGGAAATAAAGTGAAAAGGCTTCGCATCGGACACCCCTTTGGGATAATGACGGTTGAAGCCCGGCTGGAAGAAACAGACGGGGTGTCTCGCGTGAAAAGTGCCACGTTCAGCCGGACCGCAAGGCGCATAATGGAAGGATGGGTATACATTCAGAAGTAA
- a CDS encoding GntR family transcriptional regulator, whose product MLKLEHELQNNSLPLYLQLKNIISGQIKDGVLKPGEKLPSERELCERYGVSRITVRQALNELSNEGLIDRSHGKGTFVSRTKVEQDLYSITPFQHFILSKGMKPRTMYIEGKVIPNSYHLSKILNVPLSENLVEMALLGLGDDMPMSFYTSFFSYELGIKMQELAQRAASENRSFTTFDLYKEIPQITLGVINQTFEASIADAYISNILKIKKGNPILIAESIIYSHDDRPLEYKTTIYRGDKYKFSLIRKPGSE is encoded by the coding sequence GTGTTAAAACTGGAACACGAACTGCAAAACAATTCGCTTCCTCTCTACCTGCAATTGAAAAATATCATTTCGGGCCAAATAAAAGACGGTGTGCTCAAGCCTGGAGAAAAACTGCCCTCAGAAAGAGAACTCTGTGAAAGATACGGGGTCAGCCGCATAACTGTGCGGCAGGCCTTGAACGAATTAAGCAATGAGGGTTTGATTGACCGTTCCCACGGCAAGGGCACATTTGTCTCCCGGACGAAGGTGGAACAGGACCTCTACTCCATAACTCCCTTCCAGCACTTTATCCTCAGCAAAGGGATGAAGCCGCGAACCATGTACATAGAAGGCAAAGTGATACCCAACTCCTATCATCTCAGCAAAATACTGAATGTTCCGCTTTCGGAAAACCTGGTGGAAATGGCCCTCCTGGGGCTGGGCGATGATATGCCCATGTCCTTTTATACCAGTTTTTTCAGCTACGAACTCGGCATCAAGATGCAAGAACTGGCCCAGAGAGCCGCAAGCGAAAACCGTTCTTTCACAACATTTGACCTGTACAAAGAAATACCCCAGATCACTCTGGGGGTAATAAACCAGACTTTTGAGGCCTCGATTGCCGATGCGTACATTTCCAACATCTTAAAAATTAAAAAGGGAAATCCCATTCTCATTGCCGAATCCATAATCTATTCCCACGATGACCGTCCCCTGGAGTATAAAACTACTATCTACCGGGGAGACAAGTACAAATTCTCCCTGATTCGCAAGCCCGGCAGCGAATAG
- a CDS encoding AbrB family transcriptional regulator: MNIAFLMLLGSIGYLAFFVFSLPAPALLGTLAIVGTANLLGVIPVSPPPPQFNIIMQMLLGLFVGAKITPGVYNEIKKIILPAGFMSLWALSIGLGVGYLLSLITGMDISTAVLGASPAGLAEMSIVALSVGADVGSVSFLQVYRLMLTLLIFPFLARRSKTGGKKQTVRPSLKDRIYSCYKEQFSYAYLKFIIKDLTKLKSGRVIFAVAVAVAGGLLGEFLSLPAGGMLGALFAVSAVSLGGVPLETPPVPVHRIMQIGIGVMIGFNITHETIFLFREMLVPISVLSFFVLSTSLIMAWVIKKTTGWDNTACLIAAAPSGFTPMTILAYELGAKPLEVTLLHLTRLLTIKILIPFIVKLM, from the coding sequence ATGAATATAGCTTTTCTAATGCTCTTAGGCTCTATTGGTTATTTGGCGTTTTTCGTCTTTTCTTTGCCGGCGCCTGCATTACTGGGGACGCTCGCCATAGTTGGCACGGCAAATCTGCTGGGCGTTATTCCCGTGTCGCCCCCGCCTCCGCAGTTTAATATTATAATGCAAATGCTTTTGGGACTGTTTGTCGGAGCAAAGATTACCCCCGGTGTTTATAACGAGATCAAAAAGATAATTTTGCCCGCCGGGTTTATGTCGTTATGGGCTTTAAGCATTGGGCTGGGGGTGGGTTATCTGCTTTCGCTCATTACCGGAATGGATATCAGCACTGCTGTTTTAGGGGCAAGCCCGGCTGGACTTGCTGAAATGAGCATTGTGGCCTTATCCGTTGGAGCCGATGTGGGCAGCGTTTCTTTTCTTCAGGTGTACAGGTTAATGCTGACTTTGCTCATATTTCCCTTTTTAGCAAGGCGAAGCAAGACCGGCGGGAAAAAACAAACCGTTCGCCCGAGCTTGAAGGACCGTATCTATAGTTGTTATAAAGAACAGTTTTCATACGCTTACCTAAAATTTATTATAAAAGACTTGACCAAATTAAAATCCGGGAGGGTCATTTTCGCTGTTGCCGTCGCTGTCGCCGGGGGCCTGCTGGGGGAGTTTTTATCCTTGCCGGCCGGAGGGATGCTGGGGGCCTTGTTTGCAGTATCAGCGGTATCTCTTGGAGGGGTTCCGCTGGAAACTCCCCCGGTGCCTGTCCATAGAATTATGCAGATTGGCATAGGAGTAATGATAGGTTTCAATATCACTCATGAAACAATTTTTCTTTTCCGTGAAATGCTAGTACCTATTTCTGTTCTTTCTTTTTTTGTATTATCCACATCATTAATTATGGCTTGGGTTATTAAAAAAACGACCGGATGGGATAATACGGCCTGTCTGATAGCGGCAGCTCCATCTGGATTCACGCCAATGACCATTCTGGCTTATGAACTTGGCGCCAAGCCGCTGGAGGTTACGCTGCTGCATTTGACCAGGCTCCTGACTATCAAAATATTAATTCCGTTTATCGTTAAATTAATGTAA
- a CDS encoding lactate utilization protein produces MQTPKQWYSEVVGRKVAEALRKNNFHAEYVATKEEARQRAFAIIGDSRSIGVGGSMTIRELGIIEQLEKEGREILDATLPGFKPEEDILIRHRQLTCDCFLCSTNAVTLDGKLVNVDSTGNRVGAMAFGPRKVVVIAGINKVVKDIEAALERIEMYVAPLNNKRMNKPNPCTQSGICQDCPNGTRICNITTIIRKNPPRSNINVLIVGEELGY; encoded by the coding sequence ATGCAAACCCCTAAACAATGGTATTCTGAGGTTGTTGGCCGAAAGGTTGCAGAAGCGCTCAGGAAGAATAATTTTCATGCCGAATATGTCGCCACCAAGGAAGAAGCCCGGCAAAGAGCCTTCGCCATAATTGGCGACAGCCGCAGCATAGGCGTTGGCGGTTCTATGACAATAAGGGAACTGGGGATCATTGAGCAGCTGGAAAAGGAAGGCAGGGAAATTTTGGACGCAACTCTACCCGGGTTTAAACCGGAAGAAGATATTTTGATTCGTCACCGTCAGTTGACCTGTGACTGCTTTTTATGCAGCACCAATGCTGTGACCCTGGACGGCAAGCTGGTAAACGTGGACAGTACCGGCAACCGTGTTGGAGCAATGGCTTTTGGTCCACGAAAGGTAGTTGTCATAGCGGGGATCAATAAAGTTGTTAAAGACATCGAAGCCGCTTTGGAAAGGATAGAAATGTACGTGGCGCCGTTGAACAACAAACGAATGAATAAGCCTAATCCTTGCACCCAAAGCGGCATATGCCAGGATTGCCCGAACGGCACCCGGATATGCAATATTACCACCATAATAAGGAAGAACCCCCCGCGGTCAAACATCAACGTGCTCATTGTTGGTGAAGAACTGGGCTACTAG
- a CDS encoding MmgE/PrpD family protein → MDDPGMSLSEKLAGFVAGTDFDDIPANIASYTKERVLDIMAACIAGSRGWEYGAELVKGLKDVAMGFSTVIGRSERLSCPAAAMVNSAFGHAVELDDGHKNAGVHAGTVVVPAALAVGEALRSTGKDVLASIVLGYDIVYRIARSVNPAQIKKGFHPSATCGTFGAAAAAASLLGLDDKQTAAALGLSGMQAAGLMEATLSGQASKCVMVGHAAFAGIVSAWLAKEGLVGPRSILEGQYGIFNTMSEEVDCVSAAGDLGKRFEIVDTYTKLYPTCRHIHPVIESIAALKEECGFSAEDVSRVAVGTHEVAMNLTGHIYEPEDSARARFSIPFISAVVLREGSVGMRHLEPRYLSDPDLKKTARLVEVTVDEEVNRMFPGKRGARVEVFLKDGTRLEKTIYVLKGSPEMPVGWDIICQKFFECASGLMPEKNIFRLVEAIERIEELEDVSRLMELLVN, encoded by the coding sequence ATGGATGATCCGGGAATGAGCCTCTCGGAGAAACTGGCGGGTTTTGTTGCCGGCACGGATTTTGACGATATTCCGGCAAATATAGCCTCCTATACAAAGGAGCGCGTTCTGGACATCATGGCGGCCTGCATAGCGGGTTCACGCGGCTGGGAATATGGCGCCGAACTGGTCAAAGGCTTAAAAGACGTAGCTATGGGTTTTTCGACGGTCATTGGGCGAAGCGAACGTTTATCCTGCCCTGCCGCCGCCATGGTTAATTCCGCTTTCGGCCATGCGGTGGAATTGGACGACGGGCATAAAAACGCGGGAGTTCATGCCGGTACGGTGGTTGTGCCGGCCGCTCTCGCCGTAGGCGAAGCGCTGCGCTCTACCGGCAAGGATGTTCTCGCTTCAATCGTTCTTGGGTATGATATCGTTTACCGTATCGCGCGAAGCGTTAATCCCGCCCAGATCAAAAAGGGGTTCCATCCCAGCGCCACCTGCGGGACGTTTGGCGCGGCCGCGGCAGCCGCCAGTCTGCTGGGTCTTGATGATAAACAAACTGCAGCCGCGCTTGGGCTTTCGGGGATGCAGGCAGCGGGCCTGATGGAGGCAACCCTTTCCGGTCAGGCTTCCAAGTGCGTGATGGTTGGTCATGCCGCTTTTGCCGGCATTGTTTCCGCCTGGCTGGCCAAAGAGGGTCTGGTCGGTCCCAGGTCCATCTTAGAAGGGCAATACGGCATTTTCAACACCATGTCGGAAGAAGTGGATTGTGTAAGCGCTGCCGGGGACCTGGGCAAAAGGTTTGAAATTGTCGATACATATACCAAGCTTTATCCCACCTGCCGCCACATCCACCCGGTCATCGAAAGCATTGCCGCCCTGAAGGAAGAATGCGGTTTTTCGGCGGAAGATGTATCCAGGGTGGCCGTGGGGACCCATGAGGTTGCAATGAACCTGACCGGGCACATTTATGAGCCGGAAGATTCCGCGAGAGCGCGTTTCAGCATACCTTTCATCAGCGCGGTTGTTTTACGGGAAGGATCAGTCGGCATGCGGCACCTGGAACCAAGGTATTTATCCGATCCGGATTTAAAGAAAACAGCCCGGCTGGTTGAAGTAACGGTAGACGAGGAAGTCAACAGGATGTTTCCGGGTAAAAGGGGCGCCCGGGTGGAAGTTTTTCTTAAAGACGGGACAAGGCTTGAAAAGACCATTTATGTTTTGAAGGGTTCGCCTGAAATGCCGGTGGGTTGGGATATCATTTGCCAGAAATTTTTCGAGTGCGCTTCCGGATTAATGCCCGAAAAAAATATCTTCCGGCTAGTTGAAGCGATTGAAAGAATCGAGGAGCTGGAAGACGTATCCCGGCTTATGGAGCTGCTTGTCAACTGA